One Methylocaldum marinum DNA window includes the following coding sequences:
- a CDS encoding reprolysin-like metallopeptidase has product MSNTTPRSKFIVKRRKNILALAGVFTAATITIDGVHAAPPQRLFSDTVTLPAHAKMPLKAIKARSRGVAIDFNAINADTLTLDLFDDTTVTAILDRIETINDRFSWVGHIEGQEGSSEVILAVRGRAMMGTVTLEDGRIFEIVYTGNQTHAVRQIDPGKTAPHSEPLAPDVSPEGDLATAAIASTDTPTAAASTGQVIDLMVVYTPKARTNAGGQAGIEAKIINAVTKANQAYLNSQVDMQLNLVKMAEVNYTETGNMSTSLSHITGTNDGKMDIVHSWRNQYGADQVALVTADANYCGIAYVMTSLGSWFAPYAFAVVHDDSKYNCLGSNTLAHELGHNQGNMHDPANSSYAGVYPYSYGYRICGVFHDIMSYGCSSPRIPYFSNPNIYYNGQPIGIANSQDTARSMNGTSATVASFRTSIAAMASVPTAPASMTAASDSSSSIALSWADNSGDEIGFKVQRSQDGVNWSEIASLGGNVTHFTNTGLSAGATYSYRVYAYNSIGNSAFSNTASATTTASSADTTPPSLKIVSPGNGSTVAGKVKISGNGSDNVKLQSLKLVIDGAVVASTSSTSIAYTWNTRPIKPGAHTISLVGSDAAGNSGQTSIQVYK; this is encoded by the coding sequence GTGAGCAACACAACTCCGCGCTCCAAGTTTATCGTCAAACGCCGAAAAAACATTCTCGCACTTGCAGGCGTGTTTACAGCCGCGACAATAACGATTGATGGCGTCCACGCTGCACCGCCACAGCGCTTATTCAGCGATACGGTGACCCTACCGGCACACGCCAAAATGCCGCTCAAAGCCATCAAAGCGCGTAGCCGAGGCGTAGCCATCGATTTCAATGCGATAAACGCCGACACACTCACGCTCGATCTGTTCGACGACACCACGGTGACTGCAATACTCGACCGGATCGAGACCATCAACGACCGCTTCTCCTGGGTCGGTCATATCGAAGGACAAGAAGGAAGCAGTGAGGTTATCCTCGCCGTCCGAGGACGGGCCATGATGGGAACCGTGACGCTGGAAGACGGCAGAATATTCGAAATCGTCTACACGGGCAATCAGACACATGCCGTTCGACAAATAGACCCCGGCAAAACCGCGCCGCACTCGGAACCTCTCGCTCCGGACGTTAGTCCCGAGGGTGACTTGGCCACCGCTGCCATAGCTTCGACCGACACCCCCACGGCGGCAGCCAGCACCGGCCAAGTCATCGATCTCATGGTGGTTTACACGCCGAAAGCGCGCACCAACGCGGGAGGCCAAGCGGGCATTGAAGCCAAGATCATTAACGCTGTTACCAAGGCCAATCAAGCCTACCTTAACAGCCAGGTGGACATGCAGTTGAACTTGGTAAAAATGGCCGAGGTCAACTACACCGAGACCGGTAATATGTCGACCAGCCTATCGCACATTACCGGTACCAACGACGGCAAGATGGATATCGTACATTCCTGGCGCAACCAGTACGGAGCCGACCAGGTTGCGCTCGTAACCGCCGACGCCAACTATTGCGGCATCGCCTATGTCATGACCAGCCTGGGTTCATGGTTCGCCCCCTATGCCTTCGCGGTGGTACATGACGACTCCAAGTACAACTGCCTCGGTAGTAACACCCTGGCCCATGAATTGGGCCACAATCAGGGCAATATGCACGATCCCGCCAATTCATCTTACGCCGGCGTGTACCCCTACTCGTACGGCTACCGAATCTGCGGAGTGTTCCACGATATCATGTCCTACGGCTGCAGCTCACCGCGGATCCCGTATTTCTCCAATCCTAATATTTATTACAACGGCCAGCCGATCGGAATAGCCAATTCTCAAGATACCGCCCGTTCCATGAACGGTACCAGTGCGACGGTCGCGAGCTTCCGGACGTCGATCGCCGCCATGGCCTCGGTTCCGACCGCGCCTGCAAGCATGACGGCGGCTTCTGATTCGTCCAGCAGCATCGCCTTGTCCTGGGCGGACAATTCCGGCGATGAAATTGGCTTCAAAGTTCAGCGCTCCCAGGACGGCGTGAACTGGAGCGAAATTGCGTCCCTCGGTGGCAACGTGACCCACTTTACCAATACGGGGCTCAGCGCCGGGGCAACCTATTCCTATCGTGTCTATGCCTACAACAGCATCGGCAACTCTGCCTTCTCCAATACGGCTTCGGCGACGACAACCGCAAGTAGCGCAGACACAACACCCCCATCGCTCAAAATCGTGAGTCCCGGCAACGGTAGCACCGTCGCCGGCAAGGTGAAGATCAGCGGCAACGGCAGCGATAACGTTAAATTACAAAGCTTGAAGCTGGTCATCGACGGCGCGGTCGTGGCTTCAACAAGCAGCACATCAATCGCCTATACATGGAACACCCGCCCCATCAAGCCGGGTGCGCACACGATCTCGCTGGTCGGCAGCGATGCGGCCGGTAATTCGGGACAGACCTCGATCCAGGTCTACAAATGA
- a CDS encoding entericidin A/B family lipoprotein, with the protein MIAVLAGCNTVSGFGKDVQKLGRKMEEAADRRNR; encoded by the coding sequence ATGATCGCGGTGCTGGCCGGCTGCAATACCGTCTCGGGCTTCGGTAAGGATGTCCAGAAGCTCGGCAGGAAAATGGAAGAGGCTGCCGACCGGCGCAACCGATAG
- a CDS encoding peptide chain release factor 3 — translation MSEFLTELRRRRTFAIISHPDAGKTTLTEKLLLFGGAIQLAGSVKGRKAARHATSDWMEMEKQRGISVTTSVMQFEHKDTIFNLLDTPGHEDFSEDTYRTLTAVDSALMVIDSAKGVEERTIKLMEVCRLRDTPILTFINKLDREGREPIELLDEIERILSIQCAPMTWPIGMGKRFKGVYQLYADAIQLFNPSHGDRVVEGEVIQGLDNPRLDEILGDQADELRMEIELVRGASHEFDKKTYLAGKQTPVFFGSAINNFGVLELLDAFADNAPPPQSRQARERVVEPDEEKFTGFVFKIQANMDPAHRDRIAFLRICSGKYVKGMRMHHVRIGKAVQIANAITFQADTRTNIEEAYPGDIIGLHNHGTIQVGDTFSQGETLKYEGVPYFAPELFRRVVLKDPLRAKALQKGLQQLTEEGATQLFRPLKNNDLILGAVGVLQFDVTAFRLKSEYNVECVYDNVPVTTARWVGCDDPKKLEEFKRKAFDNLAEDGSGYLVYLASSRVNLQLTQERWPDIRFSATREL, via the coding sequence ATGTCTGAATTTCTTACGGAATTACGCCGCCGCCGTACTTTCGCCATTATTTCCCACCCTGACGCCGGCAAGACGACTTTGACCGAAAAGCTCCTCCTATTCGGTGGCGCGATCCAGTTGGCCGGTTCGGTCAAAGGACGCAAGGCGGCTCGCCATGCCACCTCGGACTGGATGGAAATGGAAAAGCAGAGAGGAATCTCGGTCACGACTTCGGTCATGCAGTTCGAGCATAAAGACACGATTTTCAATCTGCTGGATACGCCCGGACACGAGGATTTTTCGGAGGATACCTACCGCACGCTTACGGCCGTGGATTCTGCCCTGATGGTGATTGATAGCGCCAAGGGTGTAGAGGAGCGAACCATCAAGCTGATGGAGGTTTGTCGGCTCCGCGATACCCCGATCCTGACTTTCATCAACAAGCTCGACCGCGAAGGGCGCGAGCCCATCGAATTGTTGGATGAAATCGAGCGCATTTTAAGCATTCAATGCGCGCCCATGACTTGGCCGATTGGTATGGGTAAGCGCTTCAAGGGCGTTTATCAGTTGTATGCAGACGCGATTCAGCTGTTCAACCCCTCTCATGGAGATCGTGTTGTCGAAGGAGAGGTGATCCAGGGCTTGGACAATCCTCGATTGGACGAGATTCTGGGGGATCAGGCGGACGAATTGCGGATGGAGATCGAGTTGGTGCGCGGTGCCAGTCACGAGTTCGACAAAAAGACCTACTTGGCCGGAAAGCAAACCCCAGTGTTTTTCGGCTCGGCGATCAACAATTTCGGTGTATTGGAGTTATTGGACGCATTTGCGGATAATGCGCCCCCGCCTCAATCGCGGCAGGCCCGCGAACGGGTCGTGGAGCCGGATGAAGAAAAGTTCACCGGTTTTGTTTTCAAAATCCAGGCGAATATGGACCCCGCGCACCGCGACCGTATCGCTTTCTTGCGGATATGCTCGGGGAAATATGTGAAAGGCATGCGTATGCATCATGTTCGCATCGGCAAGGCGGTGCAGATCGCCAATGCCATCACGTTCCAGGCGGATACCCGAACCAATATCGAAGAGGCGTATCCGGGCGACATCATCGGACTGCATAATCACGGCACGATCCAGGTAGGCGATACCTTCAGCCAGGGGGAGACGCTCAAATACGAGGGAGTGCCTTATTTCGCGCCGGAGCTGTTTCGCCGGGTGGTTTTGAAAGATCCGCTTCGTGCCAAGGCCTTGCAAAAGGGTTTGCAGCAATTGACCGAGGAAGGCGCGACCCAACTCTTCCGTCCGCTCAAGAACAATGATCTCATCCTGGGGGCTGTCGGCGTGCTGCAATTCGACGTAACGGCCTTCCGATTGAAATCGGAGTACAACGTCGAATGCGTCTACGATAACGTGCCGGTTACCACGGCACGCTGGGTCGGATGCGACGACCCGAAGAAGCTGGAAGAGTTCAAGCGCAAGGCCTTCGACAATCTGGCCGAAGACGGCAGCGGCTATCTGGTTTACCTGGCGAGCAGTCGAGTCAATCTGCAGCTTACCCAGGAACGCTGGCCGGATATCCGTTTCAGCGCGACCCGTGAATTATGA
- the soxZ gene encoding thiosulfate oxidation carrier complex protein SoxZ, producing MSSIKIRTKQKDGLTIVRMLITHPMETGRRRDDLTGKTIPAHFIREVRIEHNQRLVASCELSTGVSRNPYISLRFRGGQTADSIRVTWTDNLGNTDSAETTIA from the coding sequence ATGTCCAGTATCAAGATACGCACCAAGCAGAAAGACGGCCTGACGATCGTCCGCATGCTCATCACCCACCCGATGGAAACCGGACGGCGCAGGGACGATCTGACGGGAAAAACCATTCCGGCTCACTTTATTCGAGAAGTCAGAATAGAGCACAACCAGCGCTTGGTCGCAAGCTGCGAACTCAGCACGGGCGTATCCCGAAACCCCTACATCTCGCTCAGATTTCGCGGCGGGCAGACGGCCGACAGCATCCGCGTCACCTGGACGGATAACCTCGGAAACACCGATAGCGCCGAAACCACGATCGCTTAG
- the soxY gene encoding thiosulfate oxidation carrier protein SoxY — MALSRRNFIRMLAALAALVSPPLPAFGAAKSRASKRSDNDFSRLLAETLAGASWTETDRITLEVPYLAENGAIVPLSVESSLPNTSRILIFVEKNPTPLVAQFRFQPGADGFASLRLKMNETSPILIIAESEGRFFGTQKLVKVMIGGCG, encoded by the coding sequence ATGGCGCTATCCAGACGCAATTTCATTCGAATGCTCGCAGCATTGGCGGCGTTAGTGTCGCCTCCATTGCCGGCATTTGGAGCGGCGAAATCAAGGGCGTCCAAACGATCGGACAATGATTTCAGCCGACTGCTTGCGGAAACACTCGCGGGAGCATCGTGGACTGAAACCGATCGGATTACGCTCGAGGTACCGTACTTGGCTGAAAATGGGGCGATTGTACCGCTTTCGGTCGAGAGCAGTCTGCCGAACACCTCGCGCATTCTCATTTTCGTAGAGAAAAACCCAACGCCCTTGGTAGCTCAATTCCGTTTTCAGCCGGGCGCCGACGGATTCGCGTCATTGCGCTTGAAGATGAACGAAACGAGTCCAATATTGATCATCGCGGAGTCTGAGGGACGCTTCTTCGGAACCCAAAAACTGGTGAAGGTAATGATCGGCGGCTGCGGTTGA
- a CDS encoding S-methyl-5'-thioinosine phosphorylase: MTLIAIIGGTGLTRLPDLTIVRRERVATPYGDPSSELVFGQFHQQDLVFLARHGNPHAIPPHKINFRANIWALKEAGVGSILAVAAVGGIRADMVPGKIAVPHQIIDYTYGRPHTFFETDLELVTHVDFTHPYSARLRKKVLTAAHVAGISVVDDGVYGCTQGPRLETAAEISRMERDGCDLVGMTGMPEAALAREIGIDYACCAVIANWAAGKTAAEITMTEIEANLAAGMADLTAVLRHFVQA; this comes from the coding sequence ATGACCCTAATAGCTATCATCGGCGGGACCGGCCTCACGCGGCTTCCGGATCTCACCATCGTCCGACGTGAACGCGTCGCCACGCCGTACGGAGATCCTTCCTCGGAACTGGTTTTCGGGCAGTTTCACCAACAGGACCTGGTGTTTCTGGCGCGCCATGGCAACCCGCACGCCATTCCGCCGCACAAGATCAACTTCCGTGCGAATATTTGGGCACTAAAAGAAGCGGGGGTAGGCAGCATCCTGGCCGTAGCCGCGGTAGGTGGAATCCGCGCCGACATGGTGCCCGGAAAGATCGCCGTTCCACACCAGATTATCGATTACACCTATGGACGTCCGCACACGTTCTTCGAGACCGATCTCGAACTGGTGACCCACGTCGATTTCACCCATCCCTACAGCGCCCGGCTGCGGAAAAAGGTCCTGACGGCCGCTCACGTCGCCGGCATCAGCGTCGTCGATGACGGCGTCTACGGCTGCACGCAGGGACCGCGCCTGGAAACGGCGGCGGAAATCAGCCGCATGGAGCGCGACGGCTGCGATCTCGTCGGAATGACCGGTATGCCTGAAGCCGCCCTGGCACGGGAAATCGGTATCGATTACGCCTGCTGCGCCGTGATTGCCAATTGGGCTGCGGGAAAAACAGCGGCCGAGATTACGATGACAGAAATCGAAGCGAACCTGGCGGCAGGGATGGCCGATTTGACGGCGGTTTTGAGGCATTTCGTCCAGGCATGA
- a CDS encoding hypoxanthine-guanine phosphoribosyltransferase, with translation MNKSEEIERVLAEADCLFRESEIEATLDRMAAEITMLVGDKTPLLISVLNGGIIPTAMLALRLRFPLEMDSIKAGRYQGETSGSEIRWLLKPTIPLRGRTVLIIDDVLDEGITLAEIRKYCLEEGAEAVYTAVVVDKKLNKEKPCRADFIGVEAENRYLFGFGMDYKSFLRNWPGIFACKHVY, from the coding sequence ATGAACAAATCCGAAGAAATCGAACGCGTGCTCGCCGAAGCCGACTGTCTTTTTCGCGAAAGCGAAATCGAAGCAACTCTTGACCGCATGGCGGCCGAAATCACTATGCTGGTCGGCGATAAAACCCCTTTGCTGATTTCAGTTCTCAACGGCGGCATCATTCCCACCGCAATGCTAGCCTTGCGCCTTCGTTTCCCCTTGGAAATGGACTCCATCAAGGCCGGACGCTACCAGGGAGAAACCAGCGGCAGCGAGATTCGCTGGTTGCTAAAACCGACCATTCCCCTCCGTGGGCGCACAGTTCTCATCATCGACGATGTCCTCGATGAAGGCATTACTCTCGCCGAGATTCGAAAGTACTGTCTGGAAGAAGGTGCCGAAGCCGTGTACACCGCTGTTGTCGTGGACAAGAAACTGAACAAGGAGAAACCATGCCGCGCCGATTTCATCGGAGTGGAAGCCGAGAACCGCTATCTGTTCGGTTTCGGCATGGACTATAAAAGCTTTCTTCGCAACTGGCCGGGCATCTTTGCCTGCAAGCACGTGTACTGA
- the nagZ gene encoding beta-N-acetylhexosaminidase, with the protein MRPSELLGPVMLDLQGLSVSPDERDKLTHPAAGGLILFSRNYQSPEQLMELVREIRALRPQILIAVDHEGGRVQRFREGFTRLPPASRYGEAGDGQPNFSEAAAETAGWLMAAELRAIDIDFSFAPVLDVDSGISEIIGDRAFSRDPFEAAKLALAFAKGMRRAGMAAVGKHFPGHGGVAADSHHELPVDRRPFDEIESRDLLPFRTFIEFGPEGIMPAHVVYAEIDERPAGFSPFWIQEVLRRRLGFEGTVFSDDLSMAGAAFAGNPVDRARLALEAGCDMILVCNMPDAAEEVLESLANHSDAKRDSRLQRMRGRYPTDRQTLMASEDWRHAAELIASINEQQGLA; encoded by the coding sequence ATGAGACCTTCCGAACTTCTGGGGCCTGTAATGCTCGATTTGCAGGGCCTGTCGGTAAGCCCCGACGAAAGGGACAAATTAACCCACCCGGCAGCGGGCGGACTGATTTTATTCAGCCGGAACTATCAATCGCCCGAACAGCTCATGGAACTCGTCCGCGAAATTCGCGCCTTGCGCCCGCAAATCCTGATCGCAGTGGATCACGAGGGGGGGCGCGTGCAACGCTTCCGCGAAGGATTTACGAGATTACCGCCGGCTTCGCGTTATGGCGAAGCCGGCGACGGGCAACCCAATTTCTCCGAAGCAGCGGCCGAAACCGCCGGCTGGCTCATGGCGGCCGAACTTCGAGCAATCGATATCGATTTCAGTTTCGCTCCGGTATTGGATGTCGATTCCGGTATCAGCGAGATCATCGGTGATCGCGCATTTTCCCGCGATCCTTTCGAAGCCGCGAAGCTTGCGCTAGCCTTTGCAAAAGGCATGAGACGAGCCGGCATGGCAGCCGTGGGTAAGCACTTTCCTGGTCATGGAGGGGTAGCCGCGGATTCCCACCATGAGCTTCCGGTCGATAGGCGTCCCTTTGACGAAATCGAAAGCCGCGACTTACTGCCCTTCCGGACTTTCATCGAATTCGGACCGGAAGGCATCATGCCGGCCCATGTGGTTTACGCGGAAATCGATGAACGCCCGGCCGGATTCTCGCCGTTCTGGATTCAGGAAGTACTCCGCCGCAGGCTCGGATTCGAAGGAACCGTATTCAGCGACGACTTGTCCATGGCAGGTGCCGCCTTTGCCGGAAACCCTGTCGACCGGGCAAGATTAGCACTGGAAGCCGGCTGCGATATGATCCTCGTCTGCAATATGCCGGACGCCGCCGAAGAAGTCCTGGAATCCTTGGCGAACCATTCCGACGCGAAACGCGATTCCCGCCTGCAGCGCATGCGGGGCCGCTATCCCACGGATCGTCAAACATTGATGGCCAGCGAGGATTGGCGGCACGCGGCAGAATTGATTGCGTCCATCAACGAACAACAGGGACTCGCATGA
- a CDS encoding flagellar basal body-associated FliL family protein has product MGKSKILTWLLILSSPFGYAMSGGGEYLPLESVLVNLDGRRHYLRADIQLFVESKAHAERIRMHMPPVRHALIMLFSNRNSEQLSVADEREKLRQAALADITKTLQKYGAADGLKDLFFTDFLIQ; this is encoded by the coding sequence GTGGGAAAGTCGAAAATTTTGACTTGGCTTCTTATTTTGTCGAGTCCCTTCGGTTATGCCATGAGCGGCGGAGGCGAATATTTACCTTTGGAATCGGTGCTGGTGAATCTCGATGGAAGACGCCATTATCTTAGAGCCGACATCCAATTGTTTGTCGAGAGCAAGGCGCATGCGGAAAGGATCAGGATGCACATGCCGCCTGTTCGCCATGCTTTGATCATGCTTTTCTCGAACCGCAATTCCGAACAGCTTTCCGTTGCCGATGAGCGCGAGAAACTTCGCCAAGCGGCTCTGGCGGACATCACCAAAACACTGCAAAAATATGGCGCAGCCGATGGGCTAAAGGATTTGTTTTTTACCGATTTTCTTATCCAATAG
- a CDS encoding phenylpyruvate tautomerase MIF-related protein, producing the protein MPYLTIQSNRAVTPDQREPLLTAVSRLLVKELGKPESYVMVSLSSDVPMLFAGTGEPAAYVELKSIGLPAGQLKSLSREICNLLEQQLGVLPARVYIEFTDIKGSHWGWNGGTF; encoded by the coding sequence ATGCCGTACCTGACGATACAGAGCAATCGGGCCGTCACGCCAGACCAGCGCGAACCGCTGCTGACCGCGGTATCGCGCCTATTGGTCAAAGAGCTCGGCAAACCCGAGTCCTATGTCATGGTGAGTTTGAGCAGCGATGTTCCTATGCTGTTCGCCGGCACCGGCGAGCCTGCGGCCTACGTGGAGCTTAAGAGCATAGGGCTCCCCGCCGGCCAGCTCAAGTCGCTATCCCGAGAAATCTGCAATTTGCTGGAGCAGCAACTCGGGGTGCTTCCGGCACGCGTCTATATCGAATTTACCGATATCAAAGGAAGTCATTGGGGCTGGAACGGCGGAACGTTCTAA
- a CDS encoding DUF1244 domain-containing protein, with protein MNDQTKIELEAATFRRLLQHLREHSDVQNIDLMILAGFCRNCLAKWYSAEAKEHGIDLDYPAAQDIIYGMPYAEWKAKYQKEATPEQLKAMEEIQRRNEAGGH; from the coding sequence ATGAACGACCAAACCAAGATCGAACTTGAAGCCGCCACCTTCCGGCGGTTGTTACAGCATCTCCGCGAGCATTCCGACGTACAAAACATCGATCTGATGATTTTGGCGGGTTTTTGCCGTAACTGTCTGGCCAAATGGTATAGCGCCGAGGCGAAGGAACACGGTATCGACCTGGATTATCCCGCAGCACAAGACATCATCTACGGTATGCCTTACGCGGAATGGAAAGCCAAGTATCAAAAAGAGGCCACACCGGAGCAACTGAAGGCCATGGAAGAAATCCAGCGCCGCAACGAAGCCGGCGGACACTAG
- a CDS encoding septation protein A, with product MKLLFDFFPILLFFIVFKFFDIYAATLAAIVGTVVQVGVTWIRTRKVEPMHLVSLAIIVIFGGATLFLKDELFIKWKPTVLNWLFGVAFLASQLFGKRTLIERMLGNQIVLPAWVWRRLNFSWAAFFFVLGGVNLFVIYNFSTEAWVNFKLFGLLGLTFLFVVAQSAYLSRFLPEPKPEEE from the coding sequence ATGAAATTGCTGTTCGATTTTTTTCCGATTCTTCTTTTTTTCATCGTCTTCAAATTTTTCGACATCTACGCGGCGACGCTTGCCGCTATCGTGGGTACCGTCGTGCAAGTCGGTGTGACTTGGATCAGGACGCGCAAGGTTGAGCCCATGCATCTGGTCTCGCTGGCAATCATCGTTATTTTCGGCGGCGCAACCTTGTTCCTGAAGGATGAGCTTTTCATCAAATGGAAGCCGACCGTCCTCAACTGGCTGTTCGGCGTAGCCTTTCTGGCCAGCCAGCTATTCGGCAAACGAACCCTGATCGAACGTATGCTGGGTAATCAGATCGTCCTGCCGGCTTGGGTTTGGCGTAGACTGAATTTCAGCTGGGCCGCTTTCTTCTTTGTTCTGGGTGGCGTCAATCTGTTTGTTATATACAATTTCAGTACCGAGGCTTGGGTCAACTTTAAGCTTTTCGGTCTGTTGGGACTAACGTTCTTGTTCGTCGTTGCCCAGTCCGCCTATCTGTCCCGTTTCTTACCCGAACCTAAACCTGAGGAGGAGTAG
- a CDS encoding YciI family protein: MLYAIICEDVEGSLPRRLEVRPAHLERLKALQAEGRLILAGPHPAVDCEDPGESGFTGSLIVAEFPDLAAAQDWADEDPYRRAGVYARVTIKPFKKVLPQ; this comes from the coding sequence TTGCTCTACGCGATTATTTGCGAGGATGTCGAGGGAAGTTTGCCGCGTCGCCTTGAGGTGCGTCCTGCCCATCTTGAGCGGCTGAAAGCATTGCAGGCCGAGGGGCGTTTGATCCTGGCAGGCCCCCATCCGGCTGTCGATTGCGAAGATCCCGGCGAGTCCGGGTTTACCGGCAGCCTGATCGTCGCCGAGTTTCCCGATCTGGCGGCCGCGCAAGATTGGGCGGACGAGGATCCTTACCGTCGGGCCGGCGTCTATGCCCGGGTGACGATCAAGCCATTCAAAAAGGTGCTTCCACAATGA
- a CDS encoding BolA family protein, translating to MMNRAEKIRNRLEEALSPVHLEITDDSMAHAGHKGAMESGGGHFYATIVSEKFEGKSSVQRHQLVFRALGDLMQTEIHAFSMKAFTPLEFQQKGNP from the coding sequence ATGATGAACCGAGCCGAAAAAATCAGGAACCGATTGGAAGAGGCGCTTTCGCCGGTGCACTTGGAGATAACGGACGACAGCATGGCCCACGCGGGCCATAAGGGTGCTATGGAATCCGGAGGCGGGCACTTTTATGCCACCATCGTGTCCGAGAAATTTGAAGGAAAGAGTTCGGTTCAGCGACACCAGCTGGTTTTTCGCGCGCTGGGCGACTTGATGCAGACGGAGATACACGCCTTCAGCATGAAGGCATTCACCCCCCTTGAATTTCAACAAAAAGGAAACCCATAA
- a CDS encoding peptidylprolyl isomerase, which yields MKRYSLVAAIASAMIFAGCNNIGTDGQKGATSTAEAPTAENSVAVVNGRPISRAAVDILSAELVQRRGDNGISEDKIIDELIKRELLRQEAVAQQLTKDPKNAARVENADRMVLSQMAAEHFTNTAAITDEDLKQEYDQRVGSMKLTEYKARHILVDSEDAAKDVIKRLKKGEKFADIAKKVSKDPGSKGNGGDLGWFNPQQMVPPFANAVIALKNGELSETPVQTQFGWHVIQRDDSRDQPPPPFDAVKDQLRSMMQTQRLQQHIADLKSKAKIEQFEKPEPAESPVPEQPGTGAEPEQPSESPATDPSESGPNDDAPESQKPAE from the coding sequence ATGAAGAGATATTCACTTGTCGCTGCCATCGCCAGTGCAATGATTTTCGCAGGATGCAACAACATCGGCACCGATGGCCAAAAGGGTGCGACAAGCACAGCCGAGGCCCCGACGGCAGAGAATTCTGTCGCCGTAGTCAACGGCAGGCCGATCAGCAGAGCGGCAGTCGACATTTTGTCGGCGGAACTGGTGCAACGCCGCGGGGACAACGGCATATCGGAAGACAAAATCATTGACGAACTGATCAAGCGGGAACTTCTGCGCCAAGAAGCTGTAGCTCAGCAACTGACCAAGGATCCGAAAAACGCTGCGCGTGTGGAAAACGCGGATCGCATGGTTTTATCACAAATGGCGGCCGAGCACTTCACCAACACTGCAGCAATCACCGACGAAGATCTGAAGCAGGAATATGACCAGCGGGTCGGTTCGATGAAGCTGACCGAGTATAAGGCCCGACATATACTGGTGGATTCCGAAGATGCCGCGAAGGATGTCATTAAACGGTTGAAGAAAGGAGAAAAATTCGCCGATATCGCGAAGAAGGTATCCAAGGATCCTGGCTCCAAGGGGAACGGCGGCGATTTGGGCTGGTTTAATCCGCAGCAGATGGTGCCCCCGTTTGCCAATGCGGTGATTGCGCTAAAGAATGGGGAATTGTCCGAAACGCCGGTGCAAACCCAATTCGGTTGGCACGTCATCCAGCGTGACGATTCGCGGGATCAGCCGCCACCGCCCTTTGATGCCGTCAAGGATCAATTGCGCTCCATGATGCAAACACAGCGTCTGCAACAGCATATTGCCGACTTGAAAAGCAAGGCGAAGATAGAACAGTTCGAAAAGCCGGAACCGGCCGAAAGTCCTGTGCCTGAGCAGCCCGGTACCGGCGCGGAGCCTGAACAGCCTTCCGAAAGTCCGGCAACTGACCCGTCGGAGAGCGGTCCGAACGATGACGCTCCTGAGTCGCAAAAACCTGCGGAATAA